The genomic stretch TGATCAAACAGGTCGGCAATGACAAACAACATACTGAAGGCCAGCAGGCAATAGATAAAGGGCACGATAAACTGTCCAAAGATATATTTGTCAACAATCTTCATGGCGCGGCTGCGAATGCGATCTGAATGAAACCGCACTTTACCATTTTTTTTTATGATTGCAAAAACAAAAGGATAAGGTTACTTTTATGCAACAGGCAATTATGTTAAGATTTTTTTCTTCCCATTCCTCCGTCTTTCCTGCTAAATTGATTCTTATGAAACACTTTATATCAGCTGTCGTCGTTTCCGCGCTTTTCCTGGCGGCGCTTACCGACTGTCCGGCCCAGATACGGGTAACCAAAGGATTAAGCGAAGCCGCCTTTCTGGATATCTCCGGCTTCAAGAGCGGCGCGGACAACGCCTCGCTCGTCTTCCGCCGGACGCTGGAATCGGATTTAACGCGCTCAGGTTGGTTTAAACTTGCCGGCCCGGCCCGGCCTGAATTTACGCTCATCGGCGGCGCGGAAGAGGGCGGGGCGCGCCTCGTTGTCCGCAGTGAGGCCTACAACACCATGACGCGGGCAAGGCTTTTTTCAAAAACATACAAAGGCGGGAAAGAAGAGGCGCGCTCATTGGCCCATCAGCTGGCGGACGACCTCGTGTTTGCCCTGACCGGCCAGCCCGGCATGGCGTCGTCAAAAATCGTTTTGGTCGGCAACCGCACGGGACAGAAAGAGTTGTACATCTGCGATGCCGACGGATTTAACCTGCGGCAATTGACCCGCGACAACGCCATCAGCCTCGCCCCCCGCTGGAGCCCGGACGGCAAACAAATCGTCTATACCTCCTATTACCGCACGCAGTTCCCCGAAGTCTTTTTGATTACCATGCAGAGCGGCCGGCGGCAGTGCCTGGCCGGTTTTCCGGGACTGAACGCCAGCGCGGCGTTCTCTCCGGACGGGCGCAAACTGGCGCTTATTCTTTCCAAGGACGGCAATCCGGATTTATTCATCATGGATATCAACAGCGAACGCCTGACCCGGCTCACCGCCTCCAAAAGGGCGGCGGAAGCAAGCCCTTCATGGTCGCCGGACGGCAGGCAGATTGTATTCGTCTCCGACTCGTCCGGCACGCCGCAGCTTTATATTATCGGCCAGGAAGGCGGCGAACCGCGCCGCATTGCCGTGGGCGGATCGCAGAATGTTGACCCCGACTGGGGACCCAACGGCTATATCGTCTACAGCAGTTTCATCGGAGGAAGGTTCCAATTATATGTCTTCAATCCCGCCGCCGGCGAAACCAAACAGATAACTCCGCCCGATGCCTCCTACGAAGATCCCTCCTGGGCGCCCGACGGTCGCCACATTTTCTGCGTGCGCAAGCAAAACTACAATTCCCGCGTTTTTATTGTTGACACTCTTGGCCCCTCTTGTATAAATCTGCTTCGTGAATCTGTAAAAGGGGATTGGTTTTCTCCTGATTGCTCGGGAAAATATATAAAACCATAAATTGGAGGAAAGCATGACAAAAAACCGTTGGTTTGCTCTTGTCGTTCTCTTGCTTGCCGCTTCGCTTTGCATGACCAGTTGCCGGGACCGCAAGGGCGGCCGCCGCGCCAGCGACAATATCGGCGGCACCGTCGGAACAACCGATGAATACGGCCTGGCCGAACGGCCCGAGGGTCAGCTGAACATCCTGACCTCGGTCAAATACGACGCGGTATTGTTTGGGTATGACAGCGCCCAGGTTCATGAATTAGAGCGGCATAAAATAGACGCGGCCGCCGATTATCTCAAAGGGAATCAGGGAGTTGGCGTAATCATTGAAGGCCATTGCGACGAGCGCGGCAGCGCCGAATACAATCTTGCCCTCGGCGAACGGCGCGCCCTGGCAGTCCGGGCTTATTTAATAGGTTTAGGCATTGACGGCGCAAATATTCAGACCAAAAGTTATGGCAAAGAACGGCCCGTTGACCCGGGACACGATGAGTCGGCCTGGAGCCTGAATCGCCGAAGCGAATTTGTCTTTTTTAAAAATTGACGCAGCGGTGGAATTCTTTGGCGGCAGAAAACAGGCCGTGGAGAGGCTGGTTCTGTCTCTGAAAGGCCGCTCCGCCGAAGCGGCGGCCGCGGGACCAATCAGGCCTCGCTCCGTTAAACATATGTTCATGGCGGCGCGCGGAAATCCAGCCGCCAGGTTCGCGGCGGGCGGTTATGTTTCCAATTGCAGTCAGGTTTTGTTCCACGGGGTTTATTTTCAGCTCGCTCGGAGCGCCGGAAATTCTGCTTGTTCTGGCGGCCGTGTTGCTTCTGTTTGGAGCGGAAAAACTGCCCGGTTTTGCGCGGGAGATCGGCCGGGCACTGAATGAAATGCGCCGGACGGCAAACGAGTTTTCTTCAGCCATAATGGATAAAGTTCTACCATCCGGCCCGAATTCTCCGGAACGGCCCAACCGGCGGGGGATTGAAGAAGAAAAAAGAGAAGGCTGAAGAAATGCGGAACGCAAAGAGCAGTATGCGCAATCTTGACAATTGGAATCGCCTTCAACTCCATTTCGCCCAGACACAAAGACATGGATAAAAAGGCATCCGAGAGCATTGATCTTACCTTCAGTCCGGACTGGGCCCGGAAACTGCCGGAGAAGTGGAGCGTTTCCGGAACAGTCCCGCGGCAAGACGCAGCTTTGAAACGGGGGCGGGCGAAAACTCCTTTCCGGGGCGGACCCGAAAACCGGTTCGGCAACCGCGCCGGAAAACGCGAACATGCCCGGAAAACATTTCGTCCGGCATCAACCGAAGGCAAAAACAAAAATTCCGCTCCCGCGGCGGCTTTGCCGGAGTTCACCGTCTCTTTTATTCCCGAACGAAACGGCTTAAAACCCCTGGTTAAACAACTGGCCGGAACGCGGCGCGCTTATTCGCTTTTTGAGATAGCCGCCACCTTCCTGAGCAAGCCGGAATTTTACGCC from Kiritimatiellia bacterium encodes the following:
- a CDS encoding biopolymer transporter Tol — protein: MKHFISAVVVSALFLAALTDCPAQIRVTKGLSEAAFLDISGFKSGADNASLVFRRTLESDLTRSGWFKLAGPARPEFTLIGGAEEGGARLVVRSEAYNTMTRARLFSKTYKGGKEEARSLAHQLADDLVFALTGQPGMASSKIVLVGNRTGQKELYICDADGFNLRQLTRDNAISLAPRWSPDGKQIVYTSYYRTQFPEVFLITMQSGRRQCLAGFPGLNASAAFSPDGRKLALILSKDGNPDLFIMDINSERLTRLTASKRAAEASPSWSPDGRQIVFVSDSSGTPQLYIIGQEGGEPRRIAVGGSQNVDPDWGPNGYIVYSSFIGGRFQLYVFNPAAGETKQITPPDASYEDPSWAPDGRHIFCVRKQNYNSRVFIVDTLGPSCINLLRESVKGDWFSPDCSGKYIKP
- a CDS encoding OmpA family protein produces the protein MTKNRWFALVVLLLAASLCMTSCRDRKGGRRASDNIGGTVGTTDEYGLAERPEGQLNILTSVKYDAVLFGYDSAQVHELERHKIDAAADYLKGNQGVGVIIEGHCDERGSAEYNLALGERRALAVRAYLIGLGIDGANIQTKSYGKERPVDPGHDESAWSLNRRSEFVFFKN
- a CDS encoding twin-arginine translocase TatA/TatE family subunit — encoded protein: MFPIAVRFCSTGFIFSSLGAPEILLVLAAVLLLFGAEKLPGFAREIGRALNEMRRTANEFSSAIMDKVLPSGPNSPERPNRRGIEEEKREG